The following is a genomic window from Equus asinus isolate D_3611 breed Donkey chromosome 3, EquAss-T2T_v2, whole genome shotgun sequence.
CCAGCATCTTTAGTTCAGCATCCTTGGCTGTCGAGTATGTAGACTCGCTTTTACCTGAGAATCCTCTGCAAgaaccatttaaaaatgcttgGAACTCTATGTTGAATAATTACACAAAGTTCCAGATTGCAACATGGGGATCTCTGATAGTTCATGAGGCCCTTTATTTCTTGTTCTGTTTGCCTGGACTTTTGTTTCAGTTTATACCTTACATGAAAaagtacaaaattcaaaaggtgaGTATGATGGACTTGCCATGGCATGTTATCATTAGTgttgttaaagattttaaaagtacatGTAACTTTGCTTTGAGAGAGTCTAGAGCAGGGCTGTCCAACAGACATAGAATGAAGCcacatgtataattttaaattttctagtagaatacattaaaagtaaaaagaaatagagacattaattttaataatatattttatttaacacaataaATCTAaactattatcatttcaacaagtAATGAGAATTAAAAAGTACTTAGTGAGATATTTTATCTTATTCTCATAATaaatctttgaaatccagtgtctATTTGACACTAATTTTAGCCCGTCTCGGTTTAGACTAGGCACGTTTAAAGTGTTCAATAGCTACTTGTTGCCAGttgctaccatattggacagcacagccctAGATCATTATTGATGATATTTCAAGGATAATTTGTTAAATTATGCTTTAAGTAGATGTAAAGTTTATCTAATTTGAGTTTATAGATTTTCGTTTTTAAACTAGCTGGAATGCAAAGTTGGGATTTGTGGGTATTATTTTGCAATTGACTCCAACCCCTGATGTCTCAGCCCCTAATTATATGTTAATATTCTAAGATCTTGCTCAGGGctgttaaagttttattttttccctaaatagAAGGTGGTAGTTGAGCAGCATTCCTGTCGTCCCAAATAAAGAGGCGATGATGCTCCTAGTTTCTAGGTGTTTGCTTCAGTGCGCTAAATGTTTGTTGAGAGCCCACCATGCATGACAAGGTGTTGAGATTTGCAGATGCCTCTTCTCCGTGTGAAACAGGGAGAATAGTGAACTCTACTAATGTGTAGACTGATGAGCTTGACACAATTCCCAGGAAAGAATCTGGACTAGCTTATTAGAGAGAGATGATTTATCAGCACTTGGTAAACCCGTGGTAGTTTCTAATGCTtactgtttactttttaaaaagtcatgccAAGCTAAAACTCAGGGGCACACAGTCTTGGTAGAAAGTAGGCATGTTGAGAGCGTTCATCTGTGGAGAGTAATTTGCGCTCACTGAGTGTCCTTCCATTGGCAGTCAGTACACATGCTCTTTCATCATTTATGAGCTTCATTGCCTCTCCCAGTGAGTCTCACTTGAAGCAAGTCTTGACACTGATCCCTTGTGGGAATCATGCAGGGGGTCAGGTGACCGGACTCCAAGCCAAAGCAGGGGGGAAGAACTAAGGGAAACGGGGCAGGGAATAACAAGGGATGTGGCCCAACAGAGAGGATCCTGTTACCCTAAATTAAGGACGCAGAAGTTCCAAAATGCTTTTTTATAAGAGGGCCTGCCTTGAAAGGCAGAATTCAGTTTCGATGTCTAAGTTCTCTTGCATGTTTGGGGAGATTCTGGCTGCCAGGTGTCCCCCATTGATTTGTCTATAAGGCTGATTTGTTGTGTGGCTGGCTAGGCCGACGTGTCTGTGTCCTTCTGCCCTCTGCAGCGGGCTCGTTGGTCAGAGGTGGTAACCTTTCCATAGAGAGGACGACCTTTTTCAGTCAAGGTTTTATGagtgactttaaaataaattgtggcaAAAGAAAGGACAGGCAATCATCTAGTTGGTTAcaactaattatttttataaacagagATTGAAAAGCTGGGTGGTGTGGCTTCAAGTCTACTCAGCATGCCTTCCTTTGAGTTTCACAGCCATTTAAGTTCCTGCTTTGAGCTTTTTTGATACTAAAATAAATTGTGATGGTAAATCAGTACAAGTTGTAACAACATAACAgagtttaaaaagaaggaaaaaaaatcagtgcaaGTTAGATACAGGTTTATGCATTTTGAAGGCAGATACCCTGAAACATTGGGGGCCCAGGAAGAAGTTGCTGGGTGATGAGACAGCGCTGAAGGCTTTCTGCTTTCAAACAGAATGCACTCCGTCACAGTTAGTGCGCATGCTCGGCAGTGAGGGGGAAATGTACAGGAATGAAGTGATAAAGTAGACCTTGCAGGAtctgtttttaaaagtcataCATCTTAGTAATTCTCTAGGAATTTTCCTCAAGGACACATGTACTAAACACATTCTTTCTTAAGTCTGTGGCCCTAATAATGGTATTCCTTCAACTTAGGATGCAGTTGtgaataaagtaaaatatgatgAGCTCTGATATTCCACTGCGTATGAGTTTTTAATTAACTATCTTTTAAACCACTTTATGTACACTTGAAACAGTATAGCATATGATTTTATTAGTTATAGTTGATGAACATTGTGTTAGTTTCTGCAGCTACATGGGTGTCAGATTCTAGCTAGGAAATTTAAAAGTCTGTTAAACACAGTTTCTATGGGAAACAATGCCACTGCCAGCCCAAGCCAGAATCCTCAATTTGTTTTGTCTCCACTCGTGGACTGGAAGTTTGGAGGAATGAGGTCAGCTAACGCTCAGAGTAAAAATAGAAAGACAGACATATGGGGCTGGGccccatggcgcagtggttaagttcgcacgttctgtttcAGCGGcgcggggtttgccggttcggttcctgggtgcggacatggcaccgcttggcaagccatgctgtggtaggcgtcccacatataaagtagcggaagatgggcacggatgttagctcagggccagtctttcagcaaaaagaggattgacagcagatgttagctcagggctaatcttcctcaaaaaaaaaaaaaaagaaacaaatataaattgcCTTGTCTAATCGCCTCATTTTATTGTGGAGTAAACTGAGTTGTGAGCACCAGAGAGCTAGTTAACCGGTGAGTGGAGGCCCAGGGATTAGGGCCCAGCTCTCGACTGATTCTCAGTTCATTGCTTTCCCTTTTTCTGTCAGGGAGGATAGCTCTTACAGAATTTCAAGAATAGACCTGGATCAGAGAACCTAGGCTTTAGATAGTCCACGACCTAATAATTgcctgtgtgatcctgggcaaggtAGTTGACCTTGGGCTTCTGCTGATGCGCAGTCGTTCCCGTACTTGGGATATTATGGTTCAGTTAAAAGAATTTCGTTGGCagatttctgaatttttaagtaAGCACGTTTAAAACAAAGCAATAACTACTATTTATTATCACCATCTTTTTGTAAAACCAAAAGTACTTTTTCTTATCTAAGTGCAGCctttaaattgaataaatttaGTTCTTTTGTATATGGCTTGCTAAGCAAGTTGATATCCTGATGAGGTTTTATGAACGGCTTGCTATGTGGATTTCACCTTTCTCATTTTGGCTTTAATCTGTGAGCTTCATCACCTGTGGGCAATAGCGCTCCATTCTTTGGGAACCAGTGGACACATCTCTGAAGTTCTCGCTCAGAGAGTCTATAATTCTGTCATTGTGTACAAACACGAATGCACTTATTTCTGGGCGTGAGTACTGCTGAATGGCAGGAAACGTCCTGCCTGTGTCGAAAGGCCTCCAGCGCTGTGTGTACTACTGCTGCCACAGCTGGGCGAACCCAACTGTCATCTCAGCATAACACATTTCTTCTCCCCTGGAATTCCAGGTGGAAGAAGTGAATGATCTGTGGGCAGCAAAGACGGCAGAGTTGCTCATTCTGTAGTGTGTGCTCCCGGATTTGTGTTTTAACAATTTCTCCAGCTATTTAAAGTAGTGATGGTCATTGTCAAGAATTTAGAAAGGGAGGATGCGATTCCTGGGCCTTAGTTACTGTAATGTCGTAACTGTAATACAGAATTCACATGAAATGGGATTAAATATTAGCATCAAGAATTCTAATAGAATTAAGGTCTCAAATaaacttgagaaaaaaattaggaattcACTTCTAGTTGTGAGGGTAAACTACTGATCAGAGGCTAACCCTCAATATTGTGATTTTTCTCCACAGGATAAACCAGAAACTTGGGAAAACCAGTGGAAGTGTTTTAAAGTACTTCTCTTTAATCACTTTTGTATCCAGTTTCCTTTGATTTGCGGAACTTATTATTTTACAGAATATTTCAATATTCCTTATGATTGGGAAAGAATGCCAAGATGGTATGTAGATAAAGATTGGATTTTTATACTCAGTCCTGGTTCATTACCcaattaaaatatacttaatatttatGTCATCTTTCTTCATTTGGTTAATGTTTGTTTGTTCTACACTttagaagtaaataaaatgtagaaaagtaAGCCATAGCAGAAACTTAAAATGTTTCCGTTTTtatatctttctgtattttaatgtaatattttattgcaaGGTGAGTTTCTTGCATCAGAAGTTTTCCATAGCATCCTTTATGTAATTGTATATAGATGCACATGCtcattctaagaaaaaatgttacattttgagTCTAgagtgaatgaaaaaaatgagagaatagtTTGAGGTTTATAAATATTGTGtccatatacatacaaatatatattatctGAGCACATTTgtattcaaataatatttgtattaaaatatcTGTTCCTGATATAACCTGAATATACCAATATAGAGATATGTATCTTTTCTATGTAGTGGATATTCAACATATAAAAGCATTTCTATGTATGTGTGCggttgtatataaaatatttttgcccATTGCTCTTAGGTCCTTCTCTTTGGTGGAAGAAAGTGATGATTTTACCATTGTTAATCTTAGTTCAAGTCTTTCATCTATATTACTCTCTTCCCAGAACTCTTGGTTCTTGTTTCTTAGCTCTGATTTTATACCTGTGAATTTCATAAAAAATGAATTAGAATTGGTATAGTGGTCAAtctctttaaccatttttaaggtgGTATTGTATAGCCACTGTATCTAGCAGTTTTGAGAATATGTTGATTAATATATCCATTTAGGTCAAGCTAGTAAGTGGATATTTGGTTTTATGTAATGTCTCAAATAGTGATCCCAAGTAAAAGTTTAGATGTTTAAGTAAAAGTTAGTTTATACCTATTACAGTGTTTTCATCTTAAAGGTATATGCTTTTGGCAAGATGCTTTGGCTGTGCGGTGATTGAGGACACCTGGCACTATTTCCTGCATAGGCTCTTACaccacaaaagaatatataaatatattcataaagttCATCACGAATTTCAGGTATGTTAGAATTATATTTAATACGTTTTTTTCTATTAGAggcaaaatgttatttttatctccaggagacaaattctttaaatttgtcagtgatgtttctttctttttcctttgtcaagattgttaaaacaacacacacacgcataacCCCAAAGCCAGTTCTAAGTTTTCTTCAGTATCTTAAGTTCACGGTAGGTTGAgatctgaaagaaaaatgttcccTGAAGTAGTTCTGACTCTCATCTTTGTGGCCTGACCTCTCTCCTGACACAGTTGGATACCTGGCAGTTCGATCGAGGCTATAGTGATATTGGAGTCATTTAAATGGGACCCCAAAACAATGAGCTTTAATCTATAGACTTCTAAAACAGTTCCTGACTTAGTTTTAACACATTTCTCCCACATTGCTGACTGCCACAAAAACAGTGGTTTGTATCTGAGCTCCTTTGATGAGCTTAGTCAGACTGGTGATGTCAGTGTGTCCCCGTTGATCCTGATGGTGTGGTATGCTCAACCAAGCGTCCCTTTCTCGGCAGAACAAGTTCAGATGCATCAACCGAAATTAGAGTTCAAGTCAGTTCTTTAATGCCTTTGTCTTAAACCATCAAAGACAG
Proteins encoded in this region:
- the MSMO1 gene encoding methylsterol monooxygenase 1; its protein translation is MAANESASIFSSASLAVEYVDSLLPENPLQEPFKNAWNSMLNNYTKFQIATWGSLIVHEALYFLFCLPGLLFQFIPYMKKYKIQKDKPETWENQWKCFKVLLFNHFCIQFPLICGTYYFTEYFNIPYDWERMPRWYMLLARCFGCAVIEDTWHYFLHRLLHHKRIYKYIHKVHHEFQAPFGMEAEYAHPLETLILGTGFFIGILLLCDHVILLWAWVTVRLIETIDVHSGYDIPLNPLNLIPFYAGSRHHDFHHMNFVGNYASTFTWWDRIFGTDAQFVAYYEKMKKVEKKTE